Genomic segment of Paludisphaera rhizosphaerae:
CCGGTCGCCACCACCAGCGGCAGCAGACCCGCGATGAACGCGAACGACGTCATCAGAATCGGCCGGAATCGCAGCTTGCCACCCTCGATCGCGGCTTCCTTGATACTCAATCCTTCTCGGTGGCGCTGGACGGCGAACTCGACGATCAAGATCGCGTTCTTGCCCAGCAGACCCACCAGCATGACCAGGCCGATCTGAGCGTACACGTCGTTCGCAAGACCCATCACCTTCAGCATGAAGAACGTCCCGAACAACCCCACCGGCAGCGACGAAATCACCGCCAAT
This window contains:
- a CDS encoding efflux RND transporter permease subunit, translating into LAVISSLPVGLFGTFFMLKVMGLANDVYAQIGLVMLVGLLGKNAILIVEFAVQRHREGLSIKEAAIEGGKLRFRPILMTSFAFIAGLLPLVVATGPGAIGNRTIGSAAVGGMLVGTVIGVLVIPGLYYVFGMIADKGKLLDDESDEPVSERMLHAAPHSH